A window from Candidatus Tectomicrobia bacterium encodes these proteins:
- a CDS encoding enoyl-CoA hydratase/isomerase family protein, producing the protein MSFECILYEVEGGVATLTFSRPEVLNALNAQAVEELGKAVAQAGADPKVKALILTGAGTKAFVAGADIRLLAQQDVPGGRALSQKGQGVLRRLETLGKPSIAAVNGFALGGGCEVALACTIRYAAASARFGQPEINLGIMPGYGATQRLARLAGLGRALEIILTGDMIPAEEALRIGLVNKVVPDDKLMDEVRALARKIAQKSAPAVELILRAVHGGLEGGMEAGLALESDLFGLCFTRHDAKEGLRAFLEKRNARFEDR; encoded by the coding sequence ATGAGCTTCGAGTGCATTCTCTACGAGGTCGAGGGCGGGGTAGCCACCCTGACCTTCAGCCGGCCCGAGGTCCTGAACGCCTTGAACGCCCAGGCGGTGGAGGAGCTGGGGAAGGCCGTCGCCCAGGCGGGCGCCGACCCGAAGGTGAAGGCGCTCATTCTGACCGGGGCCGGGACCAAGGCCTTCGTCGCGGGGGCGGACATCCGCCTCCTCGCCCAGCAGGATGTCCCGGGCGGGCGCGCTCTCTCCCAGAAGGGCCAGGGGGTGCTCCGGCGCCTGGAGACCTTGGGGAAGCCCTCCATCGCCGCCGTGAACGGCTTCGCCCTGGGTGGGGGCTGCGAGGTGGCCCTGGCCTGCACCATCCGCTATGCCGCGGCCAGTGCCCGCTTCGGGCAGCCCGAGATTAACTTGGGCATCATGCCGGGCTACGGGGCCACCCAGCGCCTCGCCCGGCTCGCGGGGCTGGGCCGGGCGCTCGAGATCATCCTGACGGGGGACATGATTCCGGCCGAGGAGGCCCTGCGCATCGGCCTCGTGAACAAGGTGGTCCCGGATGACAAGCTGATGGACGAGGTGCGTGCCCTGGCGCGGAAGATCGCCCAGAAGAGCGCTCCGGCGGTGGAGCTCATCCTTCGTGCCGTCCACGGCGGGCTGGAGGGGGGGATGGAAGCGGGCCTCGCGCTCGAGAGCGATCTCTTCGGCCTTTGCTTTACCCGCCACGACGCCAAGGAGGGCCTCCGGGCCTTTTTGGAGAAACGGAATGCCCGCTTCGAGGACCGCTAG
- a CDS encoding DUF3179 domain-containing protein, with protein sequence MFLRLAAWSLLAGTLAAIGGAQAAWASPAEEIVTVLPRDAIPSIDAPRFVPAREAQKFMAAGEMVIGLEMEGEARAYSVPLLSTHEIVNDRLRGRDIAVTW encoded by the coding sequence ATGTTTCTTCGTCTTGCCGCATGGTCACTGCTCGCGGGGACGCTGGCCGCAATTGGAGGGGCGCAAGCCGCCTGGGCCTCGCCGGCGGAGGAGATCGTCACGGTCCTCCCCCGGGACGCCATCCCCTCCATCGATGCGCCGCGTTTCGTCCCCGCCCGCGAAGCCCAGAAGTTCATGGCGGCCGGCGAGATGGTGATCGGCCTCGAGATGGAGGGCGAGGCCCGGGCCTACTCCGTCCCCCTGCTCAGCACCCACGAGATCGTGAACGACAGGCTCCGGGGCCGCGACATCGCGGTCACGTGGTGA
- a CDS encoding acetyl-CoA C-acetyltransferase yields MPSDEIVFLGGARTPFGTFLGTLRELTATELGALAGREAMKRAGVEPGMIDHTIVGNVIQSAADGIYIGRHVALSAGVPVEKPGYCVNRMCASGFQAVVSGAKEILTGDAQFVLAVGTENMSLTPHLIRNSRTGIGLFQAPMEDGLYNALTDRRANVPMGITAENLAEKYDLHREAIDAFAALSQKRAMEAWESGRLAEECFPVEVKQKRKAVLFERDEHIRADSTEESLAKLRPVFKEGGVVTAGNASGINDGAAALVVASRGAAEKRGLKPIGRLVAWGVSGCQPEIMGIGPAESSRIALRKAGLTLQDMDLVEINEAFSAQYLAVEKELGLDRSKTNVNGGAIAIGHPVGASGARLTLTLLHELRRRKARYGLAGACIGGGMGLSIIVEALKN; encoded by the coding sequence ATGCCTTCCGACGAGATCGTCTTCCTGGGCGGGGCGCGGACCCCGTTCGGCACCTTCCTGGGCACCCTGCGCGAGCTGACGGCCACCGAGCTGGGGGCGCTCGCCGGCCGGGAGGCCATGAAGCGCGCGGGCGTCGAGCCCGGGATGATCGACCACACCATCGTGGGGAACGTCATCCAGTCGGCGGCGGACGGGATCTACATCGGTCGCCACGTGGCCCTTTCGGCGGGCGTCCCGGTCGAGAAGCCCGGCTACTGCGTGAACCGGATGTGCGCCTCGGGCTTCCAGGCGGTGGTGAGCGGGGCAAAGGAGATCCTGACGGGGGACGCCCAGTTCGTCCTGGCCGTGGGGACCGAGAACATGAGCCTGACCCCGCACCTCATCCGCAACAGCCGGACGGGCATCGGGCTCTTTCAGGCCCCGATGGAGGACGGCCTCTACAACGCCCTCACCGACCGTCGCGCCAACGTGCCCATGGGAATCACGGCGGAAAACCTGGCGGAAAAGTATGACCTCCACCGGGAGGCCATCGACGCCTTCGCCGCCCTCAGCCAGAAGCGGGCCATGGAGGCCTGGGAGAGCGGACGGCTTGCGGAGGAGTGCTTCCCGGTCGAGGTGAAGCAGAAGCGCAAGGCCGTCCTCTTCGAGCGGGACGAGCACATCCGGGCGGACAGCACGGAGGAGTCCCTCGCCAAGCTCCGCCCCGTCTTCAAGGAGGGGGGCGTCGTGACCGCCGGGAACGCGAGCGGGATTAACGACGGCGCCGCCGCGCTCGTGGTCGCCTCCCGGGGAGCGGCCGAGAAGCGGGGCTTGAAGCCCATCGGGCGGCTCGTCGCATGGGGCGTCTCGGGCTGCCAGCCCGAGATCATGGGCATCGGACCGGCCGAGAGCAGCCGCATCGCGCTTCGTAAGGCGGGCCTCACGCTCCAGGACATGGACCTGGTCGAGATCAACGAGGCCTTCTCGGCCCAGTATCTGGCCGTGGAGAAGGAGCTGGGTCTCGATCGCTCCAAGACCAACGTGAACGGCGGGGCCATCGCCATCGGCCACCCGGTCGGGGCGAGCGGAGCGCGGCTGACCCTGACGCTGCTCCATGAGCTCCGCCGCCGGAAGGCCCGGTACGGCTTGGCCGGGGCCTGCATCGGGGGCGGGATGGGACTCTCGATCATCGTCGAGGCCCTCAAAAACTAG
- a CDS encoding DUF3179 domain-containing protein: MYDRTLDDRKLTFGVSGKLWKNVLVMYDRQTGSLWSHLTGEAVVGPLTGQRLKTYPAAMMTWSEWRSLHPQTLVLEKPAGGRGMRDPYEDYYYSARTGIIPEKHRDSRLHPKTWIVGLVLDGRAKAYPFPALDRTGVLNDRFGGRELAVTYCKEARSGAVFDRHLEEKTLTFGPDPAEEASCRFMRDKETGSRWQRLTGAAVEGPMKGRRLAQLTSTQSFWFGWKDYYPKSEVFSAESSK, translated from the coding sequence GTGTATGACCGGACCCTGGACGATAGGAAGCTGACCTTCGGCGTCTCCGGCAAGCTCTGGAAGAACGTCCTCGTCATGTACGACCGGCAGACGGGCTCCCTGTGGAGCCATCTGACGGGCGAGGCGGTTGTGGGGCCGCTCACCGGGCAGCGCCTGAAGACCTATCCAGCCGCGATGATGACTTGGTCGGAATGGCGGAGCCTTCACCCCCAAACCCTCGTTCTGGAGAAGCCGGCCGGCGGCCGCGGGATGCGCGACCCCTACGAGGACTACTACTACAGCGCGCGCACGGGAATCATCCCCGAGAAGCACCGCGACAGCCGTCTCCATCCCAAGACCTGGATCGTCGGCCTCGTCCTCGACGGGCGGGCCAAGGCCTATCCTTTCCCGGCGCTGGACCGGACCGGGGTGCTGAACGACCGCTTCGGGGGGCGGGAGCTGGCGGTGACCTATTGCAAGGAGGCCCGCTCCGGAGCGGTCTTCGACCGCCACCTGGAGGAGAAGACCCTCACCTTCGGGCCGGACCCGGCGGAAGAGGCCTCCTGCCGCTTCATGCGAGACAAGGAAACCGGCTCCCGCTGGCAGCGCCTGACGGGCGCGGCCGTCGAGGGTCCCATGAAGGGCAGGCGCCTCGCCCAGCTGACCAGCACCCAGTCGTTCTGGTTCGGATGGAAGGACTATTATCCCAAGAGCGAGGTGTTCTCCGCCGAGAGCTCCAAATAG